One Actinosynnema pretiosum DNA segment encodes these proteins:
- a CDS encoding bifunctional 5,10-methylenetetrahydrofolate dehydrogenase/5,10-methenyltetrahydrofolate cyclohydrolase, giving the protein MPARTLDGTAAADAIYDSTAVAAREFGEQHGRAPLLATVLVGEDPSSQTYVRMKRSRCRRVGIDSRAVELPASTTTAELVAKITELSQDPAVDGILLQHPVPSHVDERAAFEAIAPAKDVDGVTMASYAAMAFGEPGFHSCTPGGILRLLDVNGIDPAGMHAVVVGRSPILGKPVSALLLARDATVTTCHSRTEDLAEHVARADLVVAAVGKPELVRGEWIKPGAVVVDAGYHAGGVGDVDQAGAAERASWLTPVPGGVGPMTIALLLEQTVAAARRHARAAV; this is encoded by the coding sequence GTGCCCGCTCGGACACTCGACGGAACAGCCGCAGCAGACGCGATCTACGACTCCACGGCGGTCGCCGCGCGGGAGTTCGGCGAACAGCACGGCCGCGCGCCGCTGCTGGCCACGGTCCTGGTCGGCGAGGACCCGTCGTCGCAGACCTACGTGCGCATGAAGCGCTCCCGCTGCCGCAGGGTCGGCATCGACTCGCGCGCGGTGGAGCTGCCCGCGTCGACCACCACGGCCGAGCTGGTCGCCAAGATCACCGAGCTGTCGCAGGACCCCGCCGTCGACGGCATCCTGCTCCAGCACCCGGTCCCGTCGCACGTCGACGAGAGGGCCGCGTTCGAGGCGATCGCGCCCGCCAAAGACGTGGACGGCGTGACCATGGCCTCCTACGCGGCGATGGCGTTCGGCGAGCCGGGCTTCCACTCGTGCACGCCCGGCGGGATCCTGCGGCTGCTGGACGTCAACGGCATCGACCCGGCCGGGATGCACGCGGTCGTGGTCGGTCGCAGCCCGATCCTGGGCAAGCCGGTGAGCGCGCTGCTGCTGGCCCGCGACGCCACGGTCACCACCTGCCACTCGCGCACCGAGGACCTGGCCGAGCACGTGGCCCGCGCCGACCTGGTGGTGGCCGCGGTGGGCAAGCCGGAGCTGGTGCGCGGCGAGTGGATCAAGCCGGGCGCAGTGGTCGTGGACGCGGGCTACCACGCCGGCGGCGTCGGCGACGTGGACCAGGCGGGCGCGGCCGAGCGCGCGTCGTGGCTGACCCCGGTGCCGGGTGGGGTGGGCCCGATGACGATCGCGCTGCTGCTGGAGCAGACCGTGGCGGCGGCCAGGCGGCACGCCCGCGCGGCGGTCTAG
- a CDS encoding winged helix-turn-helix domain-containing protein, whose translation MRLVVTISLEVEPDEVGPATSRVADALRDNGIAVHGVGGLPLPAAPRPFPPARPDVELLVLPDSRRVLHLGRALPLSRREFDLLLFLCEHPDRVHGRRELITRVWGGDGSRGTRTVDVHVRRLRHKLGSAAGVITTVRGAGYLVEAGERVLVHRAGEPGELLVGNG comes from the coding sequence GTGCGACTGGTGGTCACGATCAGCCTGGAGGTCGAGCCGGACGAGGTCGGGCCGGCCACGTCGCGGGTCGCGGACGCCTTGCGCGACAACGGGATCGCGGTGCACGGGGTGGGCGGCCTGCCGCTGCCCGCGGCGCCCCGGCCGTTCCCGCCCGCGCGGCCGGACGTGGAGCTGCTGGTGCTGCCGGACTCCCGGCGGGTGCTGCACCTGGGGCGCGCGCTGCCGCTGAGCAGGCGCGAGTTCGACCTGCTGCTGTTCCTGTGCGAGCACCCGGACCGGGTGCACGGCAGGCGCGAGCTGATCACCAGGGTGTGGGGCGGGGACGGGAGCCGGGGCACCCGGACGGTGGACGTGCACGTGCGGCGGCTGCGGCACAAGCTCGGCAGCGCCGCCGGGGTGATCACCACGGTGCGCGGGGCCGGGTACCTGGTGGAGGCGGGGGAGCGGGTGCTGGTGCACCGGGCCGGTGAGCCTGGGGAGTTGTTGGTGGGCAACGGGTAA
- a CDS encoding alpha/beta fold hydrolase: MPFARTADDVQLHYQVNGSGDPLLLLSGQANNLHWWDRVRPDFDREFTTIVLDHRGTGLSGKPEGGYTTRTFAEDALSVLDDLGVDRCHVYGTSMGGRVAQWLAADHPERVRGLVLGCTSPGPPHGVERSAEVRRSLAQPDRRKARRALLELMYTPAWLERHDEPFTTHGGPFTTLGDPDMPPHARKGHLLASGNHNSWDALPSITAPTLVVHGTDDRFNPTANAPLLAKRIPDARLHLVEGARHAYFEEFHHETGPLVADFLDAR, encoded by the coding sequence GTGCCCTTCGCCCGGACAGCCGATGACGTGCAGCTCCACTACCAGGTCAACGGTTCCGGCGATCCGCTCCTCCTGCTCTCCGGTCAGGCCAACAACCTGCACTGGTGGGACCGGGTGCGGCCGGACTTCGACCGTGAGTTCACCACGATCGTGCTCGACCACCGGGGCACCGGTCTGAGCGGCAAGCCCGAGGGGGGTTACACCACGCGCACGTTCGCCGAGGACGCGCTCAGCGTGCTGGACGACCTCGGCGTCGACCGCTGCCACGTGTACGGCACGTCCATGGGCGGCCGGGTGGCGCAGTGGTTGGCCGCCGACCACCCGGAGCGGGTGCGCGGGCTGGTGCTGGGGTGCACCTCGCCCGGTCCGCCGCACGGCGTCGAGCGCTCCGCCGAGGTGCGCCGCAGCCTCGCGCAGCCCGACCGCCGCAAGGCCCGGCGCGCGCTCCTGGAGCTGATGTACACCCCGGCCTGGCTGGAGCGCCACGACGAGCCGTTCACCACCCACGGCGGTCCGTTCACCACCCTGGGCGACCCGGACATGCCCCCGCACGCCCGCAAGGGCCACCTCCTCGCGAGCGGCAACCACAACTCCTGGGACGCGCTGCCGTCGATCACCGCCCCGACCCTGGTGGTCCACGGCACCGACGACCGGTTCAACCCGACCGCGAACGCCCCGCTCCTCGCGAAGCGCATCCCGGACGCCCGCCTGCACCTGGTCGAGGGCGCGCGGCACGCGTACTTCGAGGAGTTCCACCACGAGACCGGCCCGCTGGTCGCGGACTTCCTCGACGCGCGCTGA
- a CDS encoding SDR family NAD(P)-dependent oxidoreductase produces MTGDAGGYPCGVDRPGFWSADRPGAWSADQPGICSDRPGFWRADLLGAWLLDQPGALRRQPPGIWRVDQPGFWSYHRAGARNALRTAVRAVIRGSGWSAVRGVDPHGGPGRPGPPSGGGGEGDVGLSERPGGDPRSVERAESRSVDRVGFQGVDRSGPRSVERPDAQGVDRTGSRSVDQAGFQGSERTSSPSADRPGSQGFDQAGPLSVDRAGAGEPGRRAAGSAARPDRRSADRTGAGNPGRSAGRPSPRGAERPGSWGAERVDADEPVADRVVVITGASSGLGAAAARRFHALGARVVPVGRSPERTAALAAELGVTGHVVDFSSLATVRALADDLLAKLSRIDVLAANAGGIPDRTGPTVDRVEPVLQVNALGPWLLNALLLPALSGGRIVATSSRAHRGASLAVSEVDGLPVGARPLGAYADYGRAKLVSGILLRELGRRNPGLPVADFHPGVMATGFARHLGAPGALFTLLARPLLVRPETAADQLVRIAARARATGYHVGDRPAPGSPQLDDPVLGALVWDMAVRATDHR; encoded by the coding sequence GTGACCGGCGACGCGGGCGGCTACCCGTGCGGCGTCGACCGGCCCGGCTTCTGGAGCGCGGACCGGCCCGGCGCGTGGAGCGCCGACCAGCCGGGCATCTGCAGCGACCGGCCGGGGTTCTGGCGCGCGGACCTGCTCGGCGCGTGGCTGCTCGACCAGCCGGGCGCCCTGCGGCGGCAACCGCCGGGCATCTGGCGCGTCGACCAGCCCGGTTTCTGGAGCTACCACCGGGCGGGGGCCCGGAACGCGCTGCGGACGGCGGTGCGGGCGGTGATCCGGGGTTCCGGCTGGTCGGCGGTGCGGGGCGTCGACCCGCACGGGGGACCGGGCAGACCCGGCCCGCCGTCGGGCGGTGGCGGGGAGGGGGACGTGGGTCTTTCCGAGCGGCCGGGCGGCGACCCGCGGAGCGTTGAGCGGGCCGAATCCCGGAGCGTTGACCGGGTCGGTTTCCAGGGCGTTGACCGGTCCGGCCCCCGGAGCGTTGAGCGGCCTGATGCCCAGGGGGTCGACCGGACTGGCTCACGGAGCGTTGACCAGGCCGGTTTCCAGGGCAGTGAGCGGACCAGCTCCCCGAGCGCTGACCGGCCCGGTTCCCAGGGCTTTGACCAGGCAGGCCCCCTGAGCGTTGACCGGGCTGGCGCGGGGGAGCCCGGCAGGCGTGCCGCCGGGAGCGCCGCCCGTCCCGATCGCCGGAGCGCGGACCGGACCGGCGCGGGGAACCCCGGCCGGTCGGCAGGCCGCCCCTCTCCCCGCGGCGCGGAGCGGCCCGGCTCGTGGGGCGCCGAGCGGGTGGACGCGGACGAGCCGGTGGCCGACCGCGTCGTGGTGATCACCGGGGCCAGCTCCGGGCTCGGCGCCGCGGCGGCGCGGCGCTTCCACGCGCTCGGCGCGCGCGTGGTCCCCGTCGGCCGCTCGCCCGAGCGCACCGCCGCCCTCGCTGCCGAGCTGGGCGTCACCGGGCACGTGGTCGACTTCAGCAGCCTCGCCACCGTCCGCGCCCTCGCCGACGACCTGCTCGCGAAGCTGTCCCGGATCGACGTCCTCGCCGCCAACGCGGGCGGCATCCCCGACCGCACCGGGCCCACCGTCGACCGCGTCGAACCGGTGCTCCAGGTGAACGCGCTCGGGCCGTGGCTGCTCAACGCCCTGCTGCTGCCCGCGCTGTCGGGCGGCCGGATCGTCGCCACCTCCTCGCGCGCGCACCGGGGCGCCTCGCTCGCGGTGTCCGAGGTGGACGGGCTGCCGGTCGGCGCGCGCCCGCTCGGCGCGTACGCCGACTACGGCCGCGCCAAGCTGGTGTCCGGCATCCTGCTGCGCGAGCTGGGCCGCCGGAACCCCGGACTGCCCGTCGCCGACTTCCACCCCGGCGTCATGGCCACCGGCTTCGCCCGCCACCTCGGCGCGCCCGGCGCGCTGTTCACGCTCCTGGCCAGGCCGCTGCTCGTGCGCCCGGAGACCGCGGCCGACCAGCTCGTGCGCATCGCGGCCCGAGCCCGCGCCACCGGTTACCACGTCGGCGACCGCCCGGCCCCCGGCTCGCCGCAGCTCGACGACCCGGTGCTCGGCGCGCTGGTCTGGGACATGGCGGTGCGGGCCACCGACCACCGCTGA
- a CDS encoding NAD(P)-dependent oxidoreductase, protein MRILVVGANGRLGRRVVARALEVGHEVTAFARRADGLPADPALAVRVGAVAEWPAEVRAAVSGQDAVIAALGAPPWTARRRGPAAVASAVANLVVAMCAEGVRRIAVPLAWGAGVSRVAASPLRRALAATVVRRDYRDYGAAERVLTTSELDWTLAYLGALTDRGASGWRASTDIGRPRTPGLSRAAAAEFLVSAVERDDLARRRVVLHGAAR, encoded by the coding sequence GTGCGCATCCTGGTGGTCGGGGCCAACGGCAGGCTTGGGCGGCGCGTGGTGGCGCGGGCGCTGGAGGTCGGGCACGAGGTGACCGCGTTCGCCCGCAGGGCCGACGGGCTGCCCGCCGACCCCGCGCTCGCGGTCCGGGTCGGCGCGGTCGCCGAGTGGCCCGCCGAGGTCAGGGCCGCCGTCTCCGGGCAGGACGCGGTGATCGCCGCGCTCGGCGCGCCGCCGTGGACGGCCCGGCGGCGCGGTCCGGCGGCCGTCGCGTCCGCCGTGGCGAACCTGGTGGTCGCGATGTGCGCGGAGGGGGTGCGGCGGATCGCGGTGCCGCTCGCCTGGGGCGCGGGCGTCAGCCGGGTGGCGGCCTCGCCGCTCCGGCGCGCGCTCGCCGCCACCGTGGTGCGCCGCGACTACCGGGACTACGGGGCGGCCGAGCGGGTCCTGACCACCTCCGAGCTGGACTGGACCCTCGCCTACCTGGGCGCCCTCACCGATCGCGGCGCGTCCGGGTGGCGGGCGAGCACCGACATCGGGCGACCGCGCACGCCGGGCCTGTCGCGCGCGGCGGCGGCGGAGTTCCTGGTGTCGGCGGTGGAGCGGGACGACCTGGCGCGGCGGCGCGTCGTGCTGCACGGAGCGGCGCGGTGA
- a CDS encoding O-acetylhomoserine aminocarboxypropyltransferase/cysteine synthase family protein — MFQPPDTSAPQPLAPTGGGGARARRWSFETRQVHAGAAPDPATGARATPIYQTTSFTFADSAHAADVCALRDLDSHAYSRIGNPTTAVAEARLADLEGGVAAVVLASGQAAITLALLNLARTGDHVVASAALYGGTRVLLAHTFTELGIGVDFVADPDDPAAWRAAVRPNTRAFFAEVVGNPLGNVLDLRAVADVAHAAGVPLVVDNTVPTPYLCRPLEHGADVVVHSTTKFLAGHGSSVGGAVVDGGRFDYAADPDRWPQFTEPDPGYRGVVFAADFGELAFALRLRARLARDLGPAASPFNSFLLLQGIETLSLRVERHVANAGVVARWLAGRPEVARVHYAGLPDDPWHAAGRRYLPLGVGAVVAFELAGGLEAGRRLVDRVRLFSHLANIGDVRSLIIHPASTTHAQLEPAEQVAAGVTAGLVRLSVGLEGVADLVADLAQALGDG; from the coding sequence GTGTTCCAGCCTCCCGACACCTCAGCGCCGCAGCCCCTCGCCCCCACCGGTGGCGGCGGGGCGAGAGCCCGGCGCTGGTCGTTCGAGACGCGGCAGGTCCACGCGGGCGCGGCGCCCGACCCGGCCACCGGGGCCCGCGCCACCCCGATCTACCAGACCACCTCGTTCACGTTCGCCGACTCCGCGCACGCCGCCGACGTCTGCGCCCTGCGCGACCTGGACTCGCACGCGTACAGCCGCATCGGCAACCCCACGACCGCCGTCGCCGAGGCGCGGCTGGCCGACCTGGAGGGCGGGGTCGCGGCCGTCGTCCTCGCCAGCGGCCAGGCCGCGATCACCCTGGCGCTGCTCAACCTCGCCCGCACCGGCGACCACGTCGTCGCCTCCGCCGCCCTCTACGGCGGCACGCGGGTGCTGCTCGCCCACACGTTCACCGAGCTGGGCATCGGCGTCGACTTCGTGGCCGACCCCGACGACCCGGCCGCGTGGCGGGCGGCCGTGCGGCCCAACACCAGGGCGTTCTTCGCCGAGGTCGTCGGCAACCCGCTCGGCAACGTGCTGGACCTGCGCGCGGTCGCGGACGTCGCGCACGCGGCGGGCGTGCCGCTGGTGGTGGACAACACCGTGCCGACGCCGTACCTGTGCAGGCCGCTGGAGCACGGGGCCGACGTGGTGGTGCACTCGACCACGAAGTTCCTGGCCGGGCACGGCAGCAGCGTCGGCGGCGCGGTCGTGGACGGCGGGCGGTTCGACTACGCCGCCGACCCCGACCGGTGGCCGCAGTTCACCGAGCCCGACCCCGGCTACCGGGGCGTGGTGTTCGCGGCGGACTTCGGCGAGCTGGCGTTCGCGCTGCGGCTGCGGGCCAGGCTGGCGCGCGACCTGGGGCCCGCCGCGTCGCCGTTCAACAGCTTCCTGCTGCTCCAGGGCATCGAGACGCTGTCGCTGCGGGTGGAGCGGCACGTGGCCAACGCGGGGGTCGTGGCGCGCTGGCTGGCCGGGCGGCCGGAGGTCGCGCGGGTGCACTACGCGGGGCTGCCCGACGACCCGTGGCACGCCGCCGGACGCCGCTACCTGCCGCTCGGGGTGGGCGCGGTGGTGGCGTTCGAGCTGGCGGGCGGGTTGGAGGCGGGGCGGCGGCTGGTGGACCGGGTGCGGTTGTTCAGCCACCTGGCGAACATCGGGGACGTGCGCAGCCTGATCATCCACCCGGCGTCGACCACGCACGCGCAGCTCGAACCCGCCGAGCAGGTCGCGGCGGGGGTGACGGCCGGGCTGGTGCGGCTGTCGGTGGGGTTGGAGGGGGTCGCGGACCTGGTGGCGGACTTGGCGCAGGCGCTCGGGGACGGGTGA